From a region of the Arachis ipaensis cultivar K30076 chromosome B09, Araip1.1, whole genome shotgun sequence genome:
- the LOC107615189 gene encoding uncharacterized protein LOC107615189, translating to MADKESPQLSQDDLLARIAELQAEVRRIAEPSTQNNGESSKGSAQGATDPLNIVPPKEKLTLDNPFSEEITNYQMPKNFTLPTALEPYKGFGDPRAHVKKFQSMMFFNGPNNEPVLYRAFPTYLDGAALLWFSKLSAGSISSFEDLARSFIDYFAASRIYVHGSDYLDTIKQGQHESLKDYMTRFADATMDIQDLDPAVHLHALKAGLRPGKFRETIAITKPKMLEEFRERAAGQMEIEELREAQKSDKQPHRRDEEKTFRSPGSRDTKRPSKPTSKYNTYTRFNTRRENIIRKILNAKIIKPPARAGNYQDQRFVDRTKHCAFHRKFGHTTDDCIVAKDLLERLARQGLLDKYIESRKGRRGNSDRVEHKQAVADDNKKERTTPDPPRGVISHISGGFAGGGETSSARK from the coding sequence ATGGCTGACAAGGAAAGTCCACAACTCTCACAGGACGACCTCCTGGCTCGAATCGCCGAGCTTCAGGCAGAAGTACGAAGAATAGCCGAGCCGTCAACACAGAACAATGGAGAAAGCTCCAAAGGCTCGGCTCAAGGCGCTACAGACCCTTTAAACATTGTTCCGCCAAAGGAGAAGCTCACTCTCGACAACCCCTTCTCCGAGGAGATCACAAATTACCAGATGCCGAAAAACTTTACGCTGCCCACCGCACTAGAGCCATACAAGGGATTCGGCGATCCCCGAGCCCACGTGAAGAAGTTCCAATCAATGATGTTCTTCAACGGCCCTAACAATGAGCCCGTCCTCTACCGAGCATTCCCTACCTACCTCGACGGTGCTGCATTACTCTGGTTTTCTAAACTTTCTGCAGGTTCAATTTCCTCCTTTGAAGATCTCGCCAGATCATTCATTGATTATTTTGCCGCGTCAAGAATCTACGTACATGGATCGGACTACCTCGACACCATCAAGCAAGGTCAGCACGAGAGCCTGAAGGACTACATGACCAGATTCGCTGACGCCACTATGGATATCCAGGACTTAGACCCGGCCGTTCACCTGCACGCCCTCAAGGCCGGCCTCAGGCCCGGAAAATTCCGGGAGACCATTGCCATAACAAAGCCAAAGATGCTAGAGGAATTCCGAGAAAGGGCGGCAGGTCAAATGGAGATCGAAGAACTCCGAGAAGCCCAAAAATCAGATAAACAACCACATCGGAGAGATGAAGAAAAAACTTTCAGATCACCAGGCAGCAGAGACACTAAGAGACCTTCCAAGCCCACATCAAAATACAACACATACACCAGATTCAATACCAGAAGAGAAAACATCATCAGAAAAATTCTCAACGCCAAAATCATAAAGCCACCGGCTCGAGCAGGAAACTACCAGGATCAAAGATTCGTGGATAGGACAAAACATTGTGCCTTCCACCGGAAGTTCGGTCACACCACGGACGACTGCATAGTCGCGAAGGACCTCCTGGAAAGGCTGGCACGCCAAGGGCTCTTGGACAAATACATCGAGAGCCGAAAAGGCAGAAGAGGAAACTCGGACAGGGTAGAGCACAAGCAAGCAGTGGCCGATGATAACAAAAAAGAAAGGACGACTCCTGATCCACCAAGAGGAGTCATTAGCCACATATCAGGGGGATTCGCAGGCGGAGGAGAAACAAGCTCGGCCAGGAAGTGA